A DNA window from Deltaproteobacteria bacterium contains the following coding sequences:
- the moaA gene encoding GTP 3',8-cyclase MoaA — protein sequence MVSPVQTFTVQDQLERPLRSLRLSVTDRCNLRCDYCMPEENYNWLPKADLLSLEEHARLAQSFMKLGVTRIRLTGGEPLLRKNLHALVEMLSASPELEDLAMTTNATLLNKYAADLHAAGLQRITVSLDSLEPHTFHQLTRRDSLQDAIQGIEAAVKAGFTGLKINMVVLRNVNHGEIGSMLRFAGQVGAEIRFIEYMDVGGANKWQEEQVVSQNEIIKIIEKEFGPVKSAAAPKHAPAQSFTLESGQKFGIIASTTNPFCSTCDRSRITADGVWYHCLYSPSGFNLRDLLRQDDGSGELEKLITQHWTARKDQGAKDRLMADNRGPLIPLSQLKRNPRLEMHTRGG from the coding sequence ATGGTTTCACCGGTCCAAACATTCACAGTTCAAGATCAACTTGAGCGGCCTCTACGAAGTCTGCGGCTATCTGTGACCGATCGCTGTAATCTACGCTGTGACTACTGCATGCCCGAAGAAAACTACAATTGGCTGCCTAAGGCCGATTTGCTCTCTCTCGAGGAACATGCCCGGCTTGCTCAATCATTCATGAAGCTAGGTGTCACCCGGATTAGACTTACCGGCGGCGAGCCACTGCTCAGAAAAAATCTACACGCTCTGGTTGAAATGCTCTCGGCATCCCCTGAACTAGAAGACCTAGCGATGACGACCAACGCTACTCTGCTCAACAAGTACGCCGCCGATTTACACGCTGCAGGCCTCCAGCGAATCACCGTCAGCCTAGACAGCTTAGAGCCCCATACCTTTCATCAATTGACCCGCCGAGACTCATTACAAGATGCAATCCAAGGGATCGAAGCGGCAGTGAAGGCCGGATTCACCGGGCTCAAAATCAACATGGTCGTTTTACGCAATGTAAATCATGGGGAAATCGGGTCGATGCTTCGATTCGCTGGCCAAGTTGGCGCTGAAATTCGATTCATCGAATACATGGATGTAGGTGGCGCTAATAAGTGGCAAGAAGAGCAAGTTGTGTCTCAGAATGAGATTATTAAAATAATAGAAAAAGAGTTTGGCCCCGTCAAATCAGCGGCTGCCCCAAAGCATGCGCCTGCCCAAAGCTTTACTCTTGAGTCTGGGCAAAAGTTCGGCATCATTGCCTCAACAACAAATCCCTTCTGCTCAACATGTGACCGGAGTCGTATCACCGCCGATGGCGTCTGGTACCATTGCCTCTACAGTCCCTCCGGCTTCAATCTGCGGGACCTCTTACGCCAGGATGATGGCTCAGGGGAACTTGAAAAATTAATCACGCAACATTGGACCGCACGCAAGGACCAGGGAGCCAAAGACCGGTTAATGGCCGACAATCGCGGCCCGCTGATCCCGCTCTCCCAATTGAAACGAAACCCTCGCCTCGAGATGCACACTCGCGGCGGATAA
- a CDS encoding SUF system Fe-S cluster assembly regulator, with product MFKLAKLTDYGIVLMGYMAKGNGESRAARELATISGLPLPTVSKVLKSLSRGGLLVSHRGKKGGYTLAMDPKDISIAEMIRVMEGPVHLTECSNGHASTPCEMEDHCPVRTNWQAINDVVFEALTAFTLAQMLEKSLCMSHAAHESNAGTNLLELVKS from the coding sequence ATGTTTAAGCTCGCTAAACTGACAGATTACGGAATAGTTCTCATGGGTTACATGGCCAAGGGTAACGGTGAGTCTCGCGCGGCACGTGAGCTTGCGACCATCTCTGGTTTACCGCTTCCCACGGTCTCGAAAGTACTTAAGTCCCTGTCACGAGGCGGTTTATTAGTTTCACACCGTGGAAAAAAGGGCGGTTACACGTTGGCGATGGATCCAAAGGATATTTCTATTGCTGAGATGATTCGAGTCATGGAAGGTCCGGTTCACCTCACGGAATGCTCGAACGGCCACGCATCAACACCTTGTGAAATGGAAGATCATTGTCCAGTACGCACGAATTGGCAGGCTATTAACGATGTGGTCTTCGAGGCGTTGACCGCCTTCACATTGGCCCAGATGTTGGAAAAATCGTTGTGTATGAGCCACGCCGCCCACGAATCAAATGCCGGGACGAATCTTCTTGAGCTGGTAAAAAGTTGA
- the sufB gene encoding Fe-S cluster assembly protein SufB → MTSEQTIEDFDDGDYKYGFVTDIETEYLDPGLSEDTVRFISAKKDEPEWMLEWRLKAFRRWQTMEEPVWPKVDYPKIDFQAISYFAAPKSKDDAPKSLDEVDPELLATYEKLGVPLHERAALAGVAVDAVFDSVSVATTFKDKLADVGVIFCPISEAIREHPELVKKYIGSVVPHSDNYYSALNSAVFSDGSFVYIPKGVKCPMELSTYFRINALNTGQFERTLIIADDDSYVSYLEGCTAPMRDENQLHAAVVELVCMKGAEIKYSTVQNWYPGDKDGKGGIYNFVTKRGVCRGANSKISWTQVETGSAITWKYPSVILQGDNSVGEFYSVAVANNAQQADTGTKMIHIGKNTSSLIISKGISAGRAENTYRGLVKVQKNAAKARNYTQCDSLLFGNKCGAHTFPYVEVSNSSSQVEHEASTSKISEDQLFYCQQRGISEEDAVALIVNGFCKEVFKKLPMEFAVEAQNLLAVSLEGSVG, encoded by the coding sequence ATGACTTCAGAACAAACAATCGAAGACTTTGACGATGGTGATTATAAATACGGTTTTGTTACCGATATTGAAACTGAATACCTCGACCCAGGCTTAAGTGAAGATACGGTTCGTTTTATTTCAGCGAAGAAAGACGAGCCCGAGTGGATGCTTGAGTGGCGACTGAAAGCTTTTCGGCGCTGGCAGACCATGGAAGAGCCAGTATGGCCGAAGGTTGATTACCCAAAAATTGATTTTCAGGCGATCTCATATTTCGCAGCACCTAAATCTAAAGACGACGCGCCGAAGAGTTTAGATGAAGTAGATCCGGAACTCTTGGCAACCTACGAGAAATTGGGCGTGCCTCTCCACGAACGCGCAGCACTGGCTGGCGTTGCTGTCGACGCGGTTTTCGACAGCGTTTCCGTTGCGACGACTTTTAAAGATAAGTTGGCCGACGTTGGCGTGATTTTCTGCCCTATTTCAGAGGCCATCCGAGAGCACCCGGAATTGGTTAAGAAATACATCGGGTCGGTGGTTCCGCATTCCGACAATTATTACTCGGCACTGAACTCTGCGGTCTTCAGTGATGGATCGTTTGTCTATATCCCTAAAGGCGTAAAGTGCCCGATGGAGCTATCTACTTACTTTCGAATCAACGCCCTCAACACCGGGCAATTCGAAAGAACTCTGATCATTGCTGATGATGACAGTTACGTAAGCTACCTCGAAGGTTGCACTGCGCCGATGCGAGATGAAAATCAGCTTCACGCAGCGGTCGTAGAACTGGTTTGCATGAAGGGTGCTGAAATCAAATACAGCACGGTCCAGAACTGGTACCCAGGCGACAAAGACGGCAAGGGCGGAATTTATAATTTCGTAACCAAGCGCGGTGTGTGCCGGGGAGCGAACTCGAAAATTTCTTGGACACAGGTTGAGACCGGCTCTGCCATCACTTGGAAATACCCGAGTGTTATTTTACAGGGCGATAATAGCGTCGGTGAGTTTTACTCAGTAGCGGTTGCGAATAATGCGCAGCAAGCTGATACCGGTACCAAGATGATTCATATTGGGAAAAATACTTCCAGTTTAATCATTTCGAAAGGCATCTCTGCAGGCCGAGCAGAGAACACCTACCGAGGCCTCGTGAAAGTTCAAAAGAACGCAGCGAAAGCTCGTAACTACACACAATGCGATTCGCTTCTCTTTGGGAATAAGTGTGGGGCTCACACTTTCCCGTATGTGGAAGTATCCAATAGCAGCAGTCAAGTTGAGCATGAGGCATCCACCTCAAAAATCAGCGAAGACCAACTGTTCTACTGCCAACAACGTGGCATTTCTGAAGAAGATGCAGTGGCGCTTATCGTCAATGGATTTTGTAAAGAAGTATTTAAAAAGCTTCCTATGGAATTTGCGGTTGAAGCACAGAATCTTCTGGCCGTTAGCCTCGAAGGCAGCGTTGGTTGA